TGTGTATCTCTATCTGTGGCAGAGAAAAGTAAGTCAAACTTGTTTATCGGCGAAAACGAAGTGACTTATCTTTATTTTgtacaaaaacagaaacagaaagggGCGGGTACACGTTCACACACCGACCGACTGACTCACACCCCCActtacaaacacacacacagagatgGGCAGAGAATAAGCTCAAGTGGAGAAATTAGATAAAAACCTGTCTCGggcgggaggaggaggagggtggTTGTTGGCTTGCGCTGAATTAAGGACACCACCCCGAGAACCCACCCACTTGCTTACAGCCTCACAGGACTTCTGGCAGAACAGCCCCCCAAACCGAGCACCAATCAAGTGGCCACCCAAACCAGAAGCTTTTGGCCAGCCACTTTTACTTTCCATTTAAACACTCGCCCCTCTCTCAGTACCCTCACCTTTCCATTTCTCCACACAGCAGATATATAATAACTTATCCATCCCATTAATTTTACAGAAAGATTTTTTGAGCGCAAGCAAGGATtattaaaaacgaaaaccaagccaaaccaactaaaaaaccaaaaaacgacACAAATTGACGAAATAACGAATAAAACGAACAAAAATCTCAAAATTCGGGCCAAGCATCGAAAACACACTTTTGAGTATCGAAAATCAAAGCGAacggaaaaatataaacaaactgGAAAGGAGCAGAAGGGACCTAGAGAACGAGTACGAAGAACGGGAGTGAAACGAAGGGAAATACAAATcaaatctaaataaaattaaatgcaaaggACATTCGCATGTGTGTGGTGGTGGaaagaaaattcaaaacaaaattcacaATTAGAAAACGCAGGAAAAAACGTAGAAAACGCAGACACAAAATCAAGAGtgccaacagcagcaacaaccaaCAACTGTCAACAGCGGGAAGAATTTTGAACTGGAACATTTCGACCAGAAAGTTGGGCGACAGCAAAATTTCAACGTTTGGCGCActacaacaactacaacacagcggcagcaacagcagcaaggACATCGCGGCCAGGCAGCCAGGATTGCAGGAGCGAGCGGTTTTGAAAGCGCAGCACACATCGATATAGCTCCTTCTCCCTCACCATCTTCTTCTTCGTCGGACCAGGACCCGCAGAACGGACAAGGATACCAGGATACGCTTAGAAAGCTAGAAGGCTAGAAATAGAAAGCCTCAGCCAGGACTTAAACTTGaaatcacgcatacgccgcggCGAATTGCtcgctctctttctctttgcCCAGAACGAAGGGGAAAGGCCCGGAGAAAATCCCCAGCCAATCCGAAGAAGCGGAGAGGGTGACGACTTGGGGTTGCTGAGGGGAAGGCAGGGCAGGCCAGGAAAAGCCGGGGAAAGCAGGGAAAGCTGAGCAGCGCAAGGCGAgagagctgctgctgctggtgggcaTCATCTTATGATGTCATCAGAGGAGTACGAGGCGGACTGTTTTGGTTTGTACAGCGATGAGAACAACGTGCTGCTGAAGGCAACCGAGCCGgagacaacagcaacagcaacggcCAAGCAACAGCAACCACCGCCGAGCAGCAACGGTCACACGTCACCAATACCGATACCACTACCAATACCCATACAAATCAACGGCGACGGCAGCGCGGCGAATTGCGGCGAGAGCGGCAAGACCACTAATACCAGTACAGGCAGCAATTGCAGCACCCATACAGAGGCAGACAAGGAGCCAGAGAGAGAGAAGGCAAAGGAGAAGGCGGAGCACGAAGAGGAGGCGAACGAATCCGACGATTCCGACGACGACGTCGTGGTTGTGCTCGAAGGCTGCGAAGGcaacgccagcagcagcagcagcagcaacagcagcagcaatagcagcagcaacaacagcaataagGCGGCAGCAACCACGACGACGGCGAACGCGAACCATTGTAATCGCAGTGGCGGCAGTCGCAGTCATCGCAGCGCCCGCAGTAGTCGGCAAATCAGTCAGTCAACGGCCGTCGGCAAGACAACAACGTGCGCGGCTAAAAAACCAACAGCAACTCAGGCTCAGACAGTCAAGAACACGAGCGTAAATTcgaacggaaacggaagcgcGTCTAGTAAAGTGAATCGTCGTTCGCGTCAAAGATCCTTGAGCAAAGACATTACCAATCTAAATCTAAACAATCAGCaacagagcagcagcaacagcaatagcaatagcagcaaccagagcaacaacaacgctgcTGGCTTCATGAGTAGCGCTGCCGCGGCTGCTGCGGGTGCCGCTGGTGGAGGAGCCCTGTTCCAACCACAATCGGTCAATAGCACGGCCAATAGCAGTAGTACGATCAACACACCGGCCACAGCCACTGGCAGTGTTACGCACACCCACTCGCCCACGAGCAACTCACCCGTTTCGGGCGCCAGTTCGGCCTCGTCCCTGCTGACGGCCGCCTTTGGCAACCTGTTTGGTGGCTCCTCGGCCAAGATGCTGAACGAGCTCTTCGGCCGCCAAATGAAGCAGGCCCAGGACGCAACCAGTGGCCTGCCCCAGAGTCTGGACAACGCCATGCTCGCCGCCGCCATGGAGACGGCCACCAGTGCCGAGCTGCTGATCGGCAGCCTGAATTCCACGTCCAAGctgctccagcagcagcacaacaacaacaccggcAGCAATAGCCTGGCTCCCGCGAACAGCACGCCGCTGAGCAATGGCACAAATGCCTCGATCTCGCCGGGATCGGCCCACAGTTCCAGCCACTCGCATCAGGGTGTCTCGCCGAAGGGCAGTCGCCGGGTCTCCGCCTGCAGTGATCGCTCCTTGGAGGCGGCAGCCGCCGATGTTGCTGGTGGCTCACCACCGCGGGCGGCATCGGTGAGTTCGCTGAACGGAGGAGCCAGCAGTggtgagcagcagcagcagcagcaatcgcAACTGCAACACGATCTGGTGGCCCATCACATGCTGCGCAACATACTGCAGGGCAAGAAGGAGCTCATGCAACTCGATCAGGAGCTGCGCACTGccatgcaacagcagcagcagcaactgcaggaGAAGGAGCAGCTCCACTCCAAGctcaacaataataacaacaacaatattgCTGCCACCgccaacaataataacaataacaacaacaacaccaccaTGGAGAGCATCAATCTGATTGACGATTCGGAAATGGCGGACATCAAAATCAAGAGCGAACCTCAGACGGCTCCGCCGCCGCAGCAATCGCCACATGGCAGCAGCCACAGCAGCCGCAGTGGGAGTGGCTCCGCCGGCAGCCACAGCAGCCTGGCCAGCGATGGCAGTCTGCGGCGCAAGTCCTCCGACTCGCTGGACAGCCAGACGGGGCAGGACGAGGcgcaggacgaggaggagccaACGGTGAATCGCCAGCGATCCGAGAGCCGTGCCCCGGAGGAACCTCAGTTGCCCACCAAAAAGGAGTCCGTGGACGACATGCTCGACGAGGTGGAACTCCTCGGTCTGCACTCCCGCGGTTCCGACCTGGAGAGCCTCGCCTCGCCCAGTCACTCGGACATGATGCTGCTGGACAACAGCAAGGACGATGTGCTggacgaggacgacgacgatgattGCGTGGAGCAGAAGCGCGACTCCGGCAGCGGATGTCTCAAGAAACCGGGCATGGAACTAAAACGGGCCCGTGTGGAGAATATTGTCTCAGGAATGCGATGCAGTCCCTCGTCGGGTTTGGTGCAAGCGGGACAACTCCAGGTGAACGGTTGCAAGAAGCGCAAGCTCTACCAGCCACAGCAACACGCCATGGAGCGCTATGTGGCCGCCGCAGCTGGCCTGAACTTTGGCCTCAATCTGCAGAGCATGATGCTCGACCAGGATGACAGCGAGTCCAACGAACTGGAGTCGCCGCAAATCCAACAAAAGCGAGTGGAGAAGAATGCCCTGAAGTCGCAGCTGCGCTCGATGCAGGAGCAGCTGGCGGAGATGCAGCAGAAATATGTGCAGCTGTGCTCGCGCATGGAGCAGGAGTCCGAGTGCCAGGAGCTCGACCAGGATCAGGATGccgagcaggagcaggaacaGGAGCCCGACCACAGCAGCGATCACATTGAGCTGTCGCCCTCGCCCACATTGACCGGCGATGGGGATGTGAGTCCCGCCCACAAGGAGGAAGTGGGTCAGGAGCGACCAGGTTCCAGTTCCCCGTCACCCTCGCCCCTGAAACCCAAGACTTCGCTGGGCGAAAGTGCCGACTCGGGCGCCAATATGCTGTCCCAGATGATGAGCAAGATGATGTCCGGCAAGCTGCACAATCCGCTGGTGGGCGTAGGACATCCCGCCCTGCCGCAGGGATTCCCACCTCTTCTGCAGCACATGGGCGATATGTCGCATGCGGCCGCCATGTACCAACAGTTCTTCTTCGAGCAGGAAGCACGCATGGCCAAGGAGGCGgccgagcagcagcaacagcaacagcagcagcagcaacaacagcagcagcagcagcaacagcagcagcaggagcaacagcGACGCTTCGAGCAGGAgcaacaggagcagcagcgacgcaaggaggagcagcagcagcagatccagcgccaccagcagcaactgcaacagctgcagcaacagcagatgGAGCAGCAACATGTCGTGGCCTCGGCCGCAACAAGGCCGCAAATGCACCACCCGGCGCCCGCCCGCCTGCCCACACGAATGGGCGGGGCAGCGGCCCACACGGCCCTCAAGTCGGAGCTGTCCGAGAAGTTCCAGATGCTGCgcgccagcaacaacagctcGATGATGCGCATGTCCGGCACGGACCTCGAAGGACTCGCCGATGTGCTCAAGTCCGAGATCACCACCTCGCTGTCCGCTCTGGTGGACACCATTGTCACCCGGTTCGTCCACCAGCGCAGGCTGTTCAGCAAGCAGGCGGACTCCGTGACGGCGGCAGCCGAGCAACTGAACAAGGACCTGCTGCTCGCCTCGCAGATCCTCGACCGGAAATCGCCGCGCACCAAGGTGGCGGACAGGCCCCAAAATGGACCCACGCCCGCAACACAATCAGGTAATAATGGTTCACTACTCCTAGCTAATAGTCAAATGCCCTCCCAAACGCCCGTCGCAAGTGGCTCGagtgggcagcagcagcagcagcaacagacgtcgcaacagcaacatgttAGTAacgtgcaacaacaacagacgccgcaacagcagcaacatttgcaacagcaacagcaaccacaGTCGCATCCCTTGCTGCCGCCCAACTGCCAACAGCTAATCTCCGCCCCCCGCCTAAATGGCAGTCAGTTGTCCTTCGCCTCGCccgccgctgctgcagccGCTGCCATGGGTCTGCAAATGCATCAtgccgccgcagcagcagcaatgtccgcccagcagcagcagcagcagcaacagtcggGGGATCCCCAAGCGAATACTAACAACCAAAGCGGGCCAGCTGGGCCGAATCCCACTAACAATAGCTTAAGTTCCCTTAATATACCGCCTCCTCACATTCGTCCTTCGCCCACAGCGGCTGCCATGTTCCAGGCGCCCAAGACGCCGCAGGGCATGAATCCggtggccgccgccgccttgTACAACTCGATGACCGGACCCTTCTGCCTGCCGCccgaccagcagcagcagcagcagtcggcccagcagcagcaacagtccgcccagcagcagcaacagtccGCCCAGCagacgcagcagcagctggagcaGAATGAGGCCCTTAGTTTGGTGGTGACCCCGAAGAAGAAGCGCCACAAGGTGACCGACACCCGCATCACGCCTCGCACCGTTAGCCGGATTTTGGCCCAGGATGGCGTGGTGCCGCCCACCGGAGGAGCTCCCAATGTCCCAGgcaaccagcagcagcagcaacaacagcagcaacagcagcagcagcaacaacagcagcagcagcaacagcaggcgtCGAATGGCGGCAACAGCAATGCCACGCCCGCCCAGAGTCCGACGAGGAGcagcggaggaggagccgcCTACCATCCGCAAccgccgccaccaccaccacccatgaTGCCCGTGTCCTTGCCCACCTCCGTGGCCATTCCCAATCCCTCGCTGCACGAGTCCAAGGTCTTCTCGCCGTACTCGCCGTTCTTCAATCCCCACGCAGCCGCCGGCCAGCCAACGGCGGCGCAACTGCatcagcaccaccagcagcaccacccGCACCACCAGCCGATGCAGCTGTCCTCCAGTCCGCCGGGCAGCCTGGGCGCCCTGATGGACTCGCGCGACTCGCCGCCGCTGCCCCACCCGCCGTCGATGCTCCATCCCGCCCTCCTGGCCGCCGCCCATCACGGGGGATCGCCGGACTACAAGACCTGCCTGAGGGCCGTCATGGACGCCCAGGATCGCCAGTCCGAGTGCAACTCGGCCGACATGCAGTTCGATGGCATGGCTCCTACTATATCCTTTTACAAGCAAATGCAACTAAACACAGAACAGCAGGAGTCGCTGATGGCCAAGTGAGTTTCCACCTAGTCCATAGTGTGCagcagagagaaagagagagaaaaaagtaGGGAGGGGGGTTGATTTTACAGTATAGTAGAAGTACTTAACCCCACCTCGCCCAGACCTCGCTTACAAAACGAAACCAATCAAGTGTCTTCttcagtttatttatttcccaactaaattcttttataaaatgtaatcaaAACCTTATTTATTGCCCCGCCGCACACTTAAGCCCCCAAAGACCCTcaagtcatcatcatcatcgactTGGCCTGGCTTGAGTTGCATTTCGCAACAGCCacagaaatggaaaaaaatcaaTGACGAGCAGCCAATCGAAAGAGCTGCACTCGTTGGCCTCTTACTAGCCCCCATTTCCACTTCTACTGCCATTCCGATTGCGATTCCGTTTCTGATTCCGATTTCCAGCTGAGCTTTTTCAATCAGTGGGTTGAAGGaggcagaagaagaagcggcCGGGCGGCGTGGCACCCTTAGACATTCATTATTGGCACTCGAAAGTGCAGCCACGTTAGACATTGCCAATCCAATCGaatccctctctctctctctgccatACACGAACATGGAAATTTGGAAAGACAATCGACCATCCAAACCGACACATTTAACTCATACATATaccatatatctatataacgcCACCAGACATTGCGAATCCTTGACTCCTTTGCACTCTTCTACATTGACACCGATGCACCTGCGCAAGGCCAAGCTGATGTTCTTCTGGGTGCGCTACCCCAGCTCCGCGGTGCTCAAGATGTACTTCCCGGACATCAAGttcaacaagaacaacacaGCACAATTGGTGAAATGGTTCTCGAACTTCCGGTAAGTTGTGCAATTAACAATCTATAAGCCTTAAGACCTAAGCATATATATTGTATTAACCATTCAGCAttcatttttatgatttcGTTTCGCCGCCTAAGTTTggaattttaagttttctgATAAGGGGGTTTTAGCGGGGGGTTCGTTTAGATCATAACAAATTGATTGGCCAAAAATGAGACTGCCACCTGTCGAAACCCTCGACTTGCACTCAAGAAGTCGGCCCAGGGACATGCAACACCAGTCAACTGTCAGTCCGTGGAATTGCGCAAGAAGTTGCCAAAAAGAGCACAAAGACTACGGAAAAACGACAGCTGCCAGATAGTCCGGGTGTGGGTTATTCCGGGTAAGGAGTGTTCCGAGGGGTAGTGCTCTGAATGGAACAGAACCAAAGTGAAGTGAGGTAGGCCCGCATTCAGTCGCCGTTATTTGCGCGCCAAATCCGAGCCGCATCTGTCCGCCccgaaaaaacagaagaaattCCGAAAGAAAACAGAGCGTGGCACAAGGTCTCACCTGGATTTACCTTGCAACCCTCTTTCATCGCCGGCTTAGCAGCTGTCCGCCGTCTCCGATTTGTCTAAGACATGCGCAACGTCTTAAGGACACCCTAAGAAATACCTACCTACCCTACCTGCGCACAAGCAACGCACAACAAAAGACAACAAATCAAGACCCGGCACGCTCGGGGTTTGTTTCTCGGGCATATCTTCTGGGGGTTGCAATCCCTTTTCGATAAGAAGTCCTAGCCTAACCCTACTTTGCATGGGAATCGAGAATCGAGAATCGAGAAACGGGGAGTTGGCATCTTGTCTTTGCCTTCGACTTCGACTTCTTTGGCCAGAGAGGTTAAAATGGgtgggaatattttttgatttcctaaCTGGTTCTCGATTGTTTgtttccgtttttttcctcTTAGCAGGATAGCAGGGTTGTAAGATGTAACGGTTTTTTGAGTTCCTTTCTCATGAGTTGAGTTCCTTAAGTTTTGATTTCGGTTTCCTTTGTTCTCTCAGGGGGAAATGCTTTCCCTCTTAATCGTTTTCCCCCTAAATTAACCTAGGAAATTAATACTTGTAACCGCTTTTTGCTCTCTCTTAACGACTAGTTAATATTATGAGTTTCCCACACTCACACAGACACAGAAAACACAGAACCATACACAGTTATATACTGGGGCTGAGTGCTCTAATAACATGTTGCTTAAAGTGGCCACTTAAGAAAAATGCAAGGGGTTAGGTCCCTCATTTAGGAGGATGCCGTTGAAGATGAGCTCGAAAGTCCGGAGGATGAGATCCATGATGATGAGATGCTGCCACTTCAGCTGGAGAGTCAAGTGTGAA
This portion of the Drosophila takahashii strain IR98-3 E-12201 chromosome 3R, DtakHiC1v2, whole genome shotgun sequence genome encodes:
- the pros gene encoding homeobox protein prospero isoform X1, with the translated sequence MMSSEEYEADCFGLYSDENNVLLKATEPETTATATAKQQQPPPSSNGHTSPIPIPLPIPIQINGDGSAANCGESGKTTNTSTGSNCSTHTEADKEPEREKAKEKAEHEEEANESDDSDDDVVVVLEGCEGNASSSSSSNSSSNSSSNNSNKAAATTTTANANHCNRSGGSRSHRSARSSRQISQSTAVGKTTTCAAKKPTATQAQTVKNTSVNSNGNGSASSKVNRRSRQRSLSKDITNLNLNNQQQSSSNSNSNSSNQSNNNAAGFMSSAAAAAAGAAGGGALFQPQSVNSTANSSSTINTPATATGSVTHTHSPTSNSPVSGASSASSLLTAAFGNLFGGSSAKMLNELFGRQMKQAQDATSGLPQSLDNAMLAAAMETATSAELLIGSLNSTSKLLQQQHNNNTGSNSLAPANSTPLSNGTNASISPGSAHSSSHSHQGVSPKGSRRVSACSDRSLEAAAADVAGGSPPRAASVSSLNGGASSGEQQQQQQSQLQHDLVAHHMLRNILQGKKELMQLDQELRTAMQQQQQQLQEKEQLHSKLNNNNNNNIAATANNNNNNNNNTTMESINLIDDSEMADIKIKSEPQTAPPPQQSPHGSSHSSRSGSGSAGSHSSLASDGSLRRKSSDSLDSQTGQDEAQDEEEPTVNRQRSESRAPEEPQLPTKKESVDDMLDEVELLGLHSRGSDLESLASPSHSDMMLLDNSKDDVLDEDDDDDCVEQKRDSGSGCLKKPGMELKRARVENIVSGMRCSPSSGLVQAGQLQVNGCKKRKLYQPQQHAMERYVAAAAGLNFGLNLQSMMLDQDDSESNELESPQIQQKRVEKNALKSQLRSMQEQLAEMQQKYVQLCSRMEQESECQELDQDQDAEQEQEQEPDHSSDHIELSPSPTLTGDGDVSPAHKEEVGQERPGSSSPSPSPLKPKTSLGESADSGANMLSQMMSKMMSGKLHNPLVGVGHPALPQGFPPLLQHMGDMSHAAAMYQQFFFEQEARMAKEAAEQQQQQQQQQQQQQQQQQQQQQEQQRRFEQEQQEQQRRKEEQQQQIQRHQQQLQQLQQQQMEQQHVVASAATRPQMHHPAPARLPTRMGGAAAHTALKSELSEKFQMLRASNNSSMMRMSGTDLEGLADVLKSEITTSLSALVDTIVTRFVHQRRLFSKQADSVTAAAEQLNKDLLLASQILDRKSPRTKVADRPQNGPTPATQSGNNGSLLLANSQMPSQTPVASGSSGQQQQQQQTSQQQHVSNVQQQQTPQQQQHLQQQQQPQSHPLLPPNCQQLISAPRLNGSQLSFASPAAAAAAAMGLQMHHAAAAAAMSAQQQQQQQQSGDPQANTNNQSGPAGPNPTNNSLSSLNIPPPHIRPSPTAAAMFQAPKTPQGMNPVAAAALYNSMTGPFCLPPDQQQQQQSAQQQQQSAQQQQQSAQQTQQQLEQNEALSLVVTPKKKRHKVTDTRITPRTVSRILAQDGVVPPTGGAPNVPGNQQQQQQQQQQQQQQQQQQQQQQASNGGNSNATPAQSPTRSSGGGAAYHPQPPPPPPPMMPVSLPTSVAIPNPSLHESKVFSPYSPFFNPHAAAGQPTAAQLHQHHQQHHPHHQPMQLSSSPPGSLGALMDSRDSPPLPHPPSMLHPALLAAAHHGGSPDYKTCLRAVMDAQDRQSECNSADMQFDGMAPTSSTLTPMHLRKAKLMFFWVRYPSSAVLKMYFPDIKFNKNNTAQLVKWFSNFREFYYIQMEKYARQAVTEGIKTPDDLLIAGDSELYRVLNLHYNRNNHIEVPQNFRFVVESTLREFFRAIQGGKDTEQSWKKSIYKIISRMDDPVPEYFKSPNFLEQLE
- the pros gene encoding homeobox protein prospero isoform X3: MMSSEEYEADCFGLYSDENNVLLKATEPETTATATAKQQQPPPSSNGHTSPIPIPLPIPIQINGDGSAANCGESGKTTNTSTGSNCSTHTEADKEPEREKAKEKAEHEEEANESDDSDDDVVVVLEGCEGNASSSSSSNSSSNSSSNNSNKAAATTTTANANHCNRSGGSRSHRSARSSRQISQSTAVGKTTTCAAKKPTATQAQTVKNTSVNSNGNGSASSKVNRRSRQRSLSKDITNLNLNNQQQSSSNSNSNSSNQSNNNAAGFMSSAAAAAAGAAGGGALFQPQSVNSTANSSSTINTPATATGSVTHTHSPTSNSPVSGASSASSLLTAAFGNLFGGSSAKMLNELFGRQMKQAQDATSGLPQSLDNAMLAAAMETATSAELLIGSLNSTSKLLQQQHNNNTGSNSLAPANSTPLSNGTNASISPGSAHSSSHSHQGVSPKGSRRVSACSDRSLEAAAADVAGGSPPRAASVSSLNGGASSGEQQQQQQSQLQHDLVAHHMLRNILQGKKELMQLDQELRTAMQQQQQQLQEKEQLHSKLNNNNNNNIAATANNNNNNNNNTTMESINLIDDSEMADIKIKSEPQTAPPPQQSPHGSSHSSRSGSGSAGSHSSLASDGSLRRKSSDSLDSQTGQDEAQDEEEPTVNRQRSESRAPEEPQLPTKKESVDDMLDEVELLGLHSRGSDLESLASPSHSDMMLLDNSKDDVLDEDDDDDCVEQKRDSGSGCLKKPGMELKRARVENIVSGMRCSPSSGLVQAGQLQVNGCKKRKLYQPQQHAMERYVAAAAGLNFGLNLQSMMLDQDDSESNELESPQIQQKRVEKNALKSQLRSMQEQLAEMQQKYVQLCSRMEQESECQELDQDQDAEQEQEQEPDHSSDHIELSPSPTLTGDGDVSPAHKEEVGQERPGSSSPSPSPLKPKTSLGESADSGANMLSQMMSKMMSGKLHNPLVGVGHPALPQGFPPLLQHMGDMSHAAAMYQQFFFEQEARMAKEAAEQQQQQQQQQQQQQQQQQQQQQEQQRRFEQEQQEQQRRKEEQQQQIQRHQQQLQQLQQQQMEQQHVVASAATRPQMHHPAPARLPTRMGGAAAHTALKSELSEKFQMLRASNNSSMMRMSGTDLEGLADVLKSEITTSLSALVDTIVTRFVHQRRLFSKQADSVTAAAEQLNKDLLLASQILDRKSPRTKVADRPQNGPTPATQSAAAMFQAPKTPQGMNPVAAAALYNSMTGPFCLPPDQQQQQQSAQQQQQSAQQQQQSAQQTQQQLEQNEALSLVVTPKKKRHKVTDTRITPRTVSRILAQDGVVPPTGGAPNVPGNQQQQQQQQQQQQQQQQQQQQQQASNGGNSNATPAQSPTRSSGGGAAYHPQPPPPPPPMMPVSLPTSVAIPNPSLHESKVFSPYSPFFNPHAAAGQPTAAQLHQHHQQHHPHHQPMQLSSSPPGSLGALMDSRDSPPLPHPPSMLHPALLAAAHHGGSPDYKTCLRAVMDAQDRQSECNSADMQFDGMAPTSSTLTPMHLRKAKLMFFWVRYPSSAVLKMYFPDIKFNKNNTAQLVKWFSNFREFYYIQMEKYARQAVTEGIKTPDDLLIAGDSELYRVLNLHYNRNNHIEVPQNFRFVVESTLREFFRAIQGGKDTEQSWKKSIYKIISRMDDPVPEYFKSPNFLEQLE
- the pros gene encoding homeobox protein prospero isoform X2 — encoded protein: MMSSEEYEADCFGLYSDENNVLLKATEPETTATATAKQQQPPPSSNGHTSPIPIPLPIPIQINGDGSAANCGESGKTTNTSTGSNCSTHTEADKEPEREKAKEKAEHEEEANESDDSDDDVVVVLEGCEGNASSSSSSNSSSNSSSNNSNKAAATTTTANANHCNRSGGSRSHRSARSSRQISQSTAVGKTTTCAAKKPTATQAQTVKNTSVNSNGNGSASSKVNRRSRQRSLSKDITNLNLNNQQQSSSNSNSNSSNQSNNNAAGFMSSAAAAAAGAAGGGALFQPQSVNSTANSSSTINTPATATGSVTHTHSPTSNSPVSGASSASSLLTAAFGNLFGGSSAKMLNELFGRQMKQAQDATSGLPQSLDNAMLAAAMETATSAELLIGSLNSTSKLLQQQHNNNTGSNSLAPANSTPLSNGTNASISPGSAHSSSHSHQGVSPKGSRRVSACSDRSLEAAAADVAGGSPPRAASVSSLNGGASSGEQQQQQQSQLQHDLVAHHMLRNILQGKKELMQLDQELRTAMQQQQQQLQEKEQLHSKLNNNNNNNIAATANNNNNNNNNTTMESINLIDDSEMADIKIKSEPQTAPPPQQSPHGSSHSSRSGSGSAGSHSSLASDGSLRRKSSDSLDSQTGQDEAQDEEEPTVNRQRSESRAPEEPQLPTKKESVDDMLDEVELLGLHSRGSDLESLASPSHSDMMLLDNSKDDVLDEDDDDDCVEQKRDSGSGCLKKPGMELKRARVENIVSGMRCSPSSGLVQAGQLQVNGCKKRKLYQPQQHAMERYVAAAAGLNFGLNLQSMMLDQDDSESNELESPQIQQKRVEKNALKSQLRSMQEQLAEMQQKYVQLCSRMEQESECQELDQDQDAEQEQEQEPDHSSDHIELSPSPTLTGDGDVSPAHKEEVGQERPGSSSPSPSPLKPKTSLGESADSGANMLSQMMSKMMSGKLHNPLVGVGHPALPQGFPPLLQHMGDMSHAAAMYQQFFFEQEARMAKEAAEQQQQQQQQQQQQQQQQQQQQQEQQRRFEQEQQEQQRRKEEQQQQIQRHQQQLQQLQQQQMEQQHVVASAATRPQMHHPAPARLPTRMGGAAAHTALKSELSEKFQMLRASNNSSMMRMSGTDLEGLADVLKSEITTSLSALVDTIVTRFVHQRRLFSKQADSVTAAAEQLNKDLLLASQILDRKSPRTKVADRPQNGPTPATQSAAAMFQAPKTPQGMNPVAAAALYNSMTGPFCLPPDQQQQQQSAQQQQQSAQQQQQSAQQTQQQLEQNEALSLVVTPKKKRHKVTDTRITPRTVSRILAQDGVVPPTGGAPNVPGNQQQQQQQQQQQQQQQQQQQQQQASNGGNSNATPAQSPTRSSGGGAAYHPQPPPPPPPMMPVSLPTSVAIPNPSLHESKVFSPYSPFFNPHAAAGQPTAAQLHQHHQQHHPHHQPMQLSSSPPGSLGALMDSRDSPPLPHPPSMLHPALLAAAHHGGSPDYKTCLRAVMDAQDRQSECNSADMQFDGMAPTISFYKQMQLNTEQQESLMAKHCESLTPLHSSTLTPMHLRKAKLMFFWVRYPSSAVLKMYFPDIKFNKNNTAQLVKWFSNFREFYYIQMEKYARQAVTEGIKTPDDLLIAGDSELYRVLNLHYNRNNHIEVPQNFRFVVESTLREFFRAIQGGKDTEQSWKKSIYKIISRMDDPVPEYFKSPNFLEQLE